In Silvanigrella paludirubra, the following are encoded in one genomic region:
- a CDS encoding NAD(P)-binding protein produces the protein MSITRRDFLNGVSIGVVAGLSPIDILNAAENSTYYPPSLTGLRGNHPGSFENAHKLGRDGFKYSIQDLATEEKYDLVVVGAGISGLAAARFYQLKFGLKSKILILDNHDDFGGHAKRNEFNINGKLILSYGGTESLQSPKSLYSKVALSLLKDISIDIDELGRCFNKNFYPKMGLSRGVFFDKETFGQDKMVSGDPGRAVADDIDPNDLNGKKYKDFINEFPLSNSDKESLISLHEKRINYLPGKSVKECIEYLSKTSYKNYLIKNVKLSEKAIHYFQSRSNDFFANGIEGISALDARTLGLPGLDGLSLPPLAGPGKAEFEDPYIYHFPDGNASIARLLVRKMIPAVAPGISMKDIVLSKFDYSKLDIPNNLVKIRLNSTVVNVTDPYSNVNIGYLDKKGKLHKVQAKHTVMAGYNMMIPHILSDMSQEQKKSLSANVKACIVYSKVIIKNWNSFYKLGVHEIYVPKMPYSRVKLDYPVNIGNYKHSQNPNEPICVHLVHVPTVIDPNLDARSKSRIGRYKLLSTPFSELEKDIRNQLQRMFGAAGFNHKKDILGITINRWSHGYSYTFNSLYDNLNESNKIIEIARAPVGNITIANSDSSWIPFTHTAIDMAYRAVDEFSKKV, from the coding sequence ATGAGCATTACAAGACGTGATTTTCTTAATGGAGTTTCGATTGGTGTTGTTGCAGGATTAAGTCCTATTGATATCTTAAATGCGGCAGAAAATTCGACTTATTATCCTCCTTCTTTAACTGGTTTAAGAGGAAATCATCCAGGTTCGTTTGAGAATGCTCATAAATTAGGAAGGGATGGTTTTAAATATTCTATTCAAGACCTAGCAACGGAAGAAAAATATGATCTCGTCGTAGTTGGTGCTGGTATTAGTGGTCTTGCAGCTGCAAGATTTTATCAATTAAAGTTTGGCTTAAAATCAAAAATTTTAATTTTAGATAATCATGATGACTTTGGAGGCCATGCTAAAAGAAATGAATTTAATATTAATGGAAAGCTAATTTTGTCATATGGTGGAACAGAATCATTACAATCACCAAAAAGTTTATATAGTAAAGTTGCGTTGTCTTTATTAAAGGATATTTCAATTGATATAGATGAACTTGGTAGATGTTTTAATAAAAACTTTTATCCTAAAATGGGTTTAAGTAGAGGTGTTTTTTTTGATAAAGAAACATTTGGTCAAGATAAAATGGTTTCTGGAGATCCAGGAAGAGCAGTTGCAGACGATATTGATCCAAATGATTTAAATGGGAAAAAATATAAAGATTTTATAAATGAATTTCCACTTTCAAATTCGGATAAAGAAAGCCTAATTTCATTACATGAAAAAAGAATTAATTATTTACCAGGAAAAAGTGTTAAAGAATGTATCGAATATTTATCAAAAACAAGTTATAAAAATTATTTAATAAAAAATGTTAAGTTAAGTGAAAAAGCTATACATTATTTTCAATCTAGAAGTAATGATTTTTTTGCAAATGGAATTGAAGGCATTTCTGCTTTAGATGCAAGAACTCTTGGATTACCTGGTTTAGATGGTCTTAGTTTACCGCCACTTGCAGGGCCGGGAAAAGCAGAATTTGAAGACCCTTATATTTATCATTTTCCTGATGGAAATGCTTCAATTGCAAGACTTCTAGTTAGAAAAATGATCCCAGCAGTAGCACCTGGCATTTCAATGAAAGATATTGTGCTTTCTAAATTTGATTATTCAAAGCTAGATATTCCAAATAATTTAGTAAAAATAAGATTAAATAGCACTGTTGTTAACGTTACAGATCCTTATTCTAATGTTAATATTGGTTACTTAGATAAAAAAGGAAAACTTCATAAAGTACAGGCAAAGCATACTGTAATGGCAGGTTATAATATGATGATTCCTCATATTTTAAGTGATATGTCACAAGAACAAAAAAAATCACTTTCAGCAAATGTTAAAGCTTGTATTGTCTATAGCAAAGTGATTATTAAAAATTGGAATTCATTTTATAAACTTGGTGTGCATGAAATTTATGTGCCAAAAATGCCTTACTCAAGAGTTAAATTAGATTATCCTGTTAATATTGGAAACTATAAGCATTCACAAAATCCAAATGAACCTATTTGTGTTCATTTGGTTCATGTACCAACAGTAATAGATCCTAATTTAGATGCAAGAAGTAAATCAAGAATTGGTCGTTATAAGTTATTATCTACTCCATTTTCTGAATTAGAAAAAGATATCCGAAATCAATTACAAAGAATGTTTGGAGCAGCAGGATTTAATCATAAAAAAGATATATTAGGTATAACAATAAACCGTTGGTCGCACGGTTATTCTTATACTTTTAATTCATTATACGATAATTTAAATGAAAGTAACAAAATAATCGAAATAGCTCGCGCACCAGTTGGTAACATAACAATTGCGAACTCGGATTCTTCGTGGATTCCTTTTACTCATACAGCTATAGATATGGCTTATCGAGCTGTTGATGAATTTAGTAAAAAAGTTTAA
- the prfA gene encoding peptide chain release factor 1 yields the protein MMLQLAKIERRFLELESLLSRPEIISNNTEFRKLSKERSDLEETVRLFREFKKIEEDKKSTEELMEESTGEMKDLAFDELKSLKARYEELEKDLAIHLLPKDPNDGKNIFLEIRAGAGGDEASLFAGQLFRAYARYAERKKWKMEIMSLNENELGGTKEVIALIEGEGVYSILKYESGVHRVQRVPQTEAQGRVHTSTITVAVLPEADDVEVSINENDLRVDTYRAGGAGGQHVNRTDSAVRITHIPSGIVVACQDERSQIKNRSKAMKILQAKLLEAAEIEKEKAFSEERKSQVGRGDRSERIRTYNFPQSRVTDHRINHTIHSIDAFMEGEIQEMLNMLRQFYQAEALKLQAEGK from the coding sequence ATGATGCTACAGCTTGCTAAAATTGAACGTAGATTTCTTGAGCTCGAAAGCCTTCTTTCTCGCCCCGAAATTATTTCAAACAACACTGAATTTCGCAAACTAAGCAAAGAGCGCTCTGATCTTGAAGAAACGGTGCGTTTGTTTAGAGAATTTAAAAAAATAGAAGAAGATAAAAAATCAACAGAAGAGCTTATGGAAGAAAGCACAGGGGAAATGAAAGACCTTGCTTTTGATGAGCTTAAAAGCTTAAAAGCACGTTATGAAGAACTTGAAAAAGACCTCGCTATACATTTGCTTCCCAAAGATCCCAATGACGGAAAAAATATTTTTCTAGAAATTCGTGCTGGAGCTGGTGGTGATGAAGCCAGCTTATTTGCGGGTCAGCTTTTTAGGGCTTATGCTCGTTATGCAGAACGTAAAAAATGGAAAATGGAAATCATGTCACTCAATGAAAATGAACTTGGGGGCACAAAAGAAGTTATTGCTTTGATTGAAGGAGAAGGTGTTTACAGCATTCTTAAATATGAAAGTGGTGTTCATCGTGTTCAACGTGTACCTCAAACAGAGGCGCAGGGGCGAGTTCATACTTCAACCATTACAGTAGCTGTATTGCCTGAAGCCGATGATGTGGAAGTTTCAATCAATGAAAATGATCTTCGTGTAGACACCTACCGAGCTGGTGGGGCAGGAGGTCAGCACGTCAATAGAACGGACTCAGCTGTTCGTATAACCCATATTCCAAGTGGAATTGTAGTAGCATGTCAAGATGAGCGCTCTCAAATAAAAAACCGTTCTAAAGCAATGAAAATCTTACAAGCTAAACTGCTTGAAGCGGCTGAAATTGAAAAAGAGAAAGCATTCTCGGAAGAACGTAAATCACAAGTGGGTAGAGGCGATAGGAGCGAAAGAATTCGTACTTATAACTTTCCTCAATCTCGCGTTACAGATCATAGAATTAATCATACGATCCACTCTATTGACGCATTTATGGAAGGCGAAATTCAGGAAATGCTTAATATGTTACGTCAGTTTTATCAAGCTGAAGCATTAAAGTTACAAGCTGAAGGCAAATAA
- a CDS encoding GIN domain-containing protein, whose translation MSMYYQNRVVGYFSSIAIANNFDVEIFVGKSQGIEVKSKGSFLSKIITEVNSFGKLYIHMEEGFNCPNRVHIIIHTHILNSLYIRDSVHASVLNIKGGHFSFEGTDSSQSNLIGSVDNFKVVAFGSAKLNAVELEAKTASVSCNHSSQVRLFAQDSIAGAAYGNCNVHYKGNPAIQVFNSGQSFISAI comes from the coding sequence ATGAGTATGTATTATCAAAATAGAGTCGTCGGTTATTTTTCATCAATTGCTATTGCAAATAATTTTGATGTCGAAATTTTTGTTGGTAAAAGCCAAGGCATAGAAGTAAAAAGTAAAGGCAGTTTTTTATCTAAAATCATTACAGAAGTAAACTCCTTTGGAAAACTTTATATTCATATGGAAGAAGGCTTTAACTGTCCTAACAGAGTACATATTATAATTCACACTCATATATTAAATTCATTATATATTAGAGACAGCGTTCATGCAAGCGTTTTGAATATTAAAGGCGGACATTTTAGTTTTGAAGGTACCGATTCCAGTCAATCAAATTTAATTGGATCTGTAGATAATTTTAAAGTGGTAGCCTTTGGATCTGCAAAATTAAATGCAGTTGAATTAGAAGCTAAAACAGCTTCTGTTTCCTGCAACCATTCTTCACAGGTACGTTTATTTGCACAAGATTCCATTGCTGGTGCAGCTTATGGAAATTGCAATGTGCACTATAAAGGCAATCCTGCAATTCAAGTTTTTAACTCGGGACAATCTTTTATTTCTGCGATTTAA
- the prmC gene encoding peptide chain release factor N(5)-glutamine methyltransferase has protein sequence MQVIGQEKKEILWSVREILNWTTKRFSESGIETPLLDTQLLLSRVLNLSKIQLYIEIDKPLTEKERNLFRELVKKRLKGEPVSYLLNEKYWHDIKLYVDNRVLIPRPETETMLDFVLQKYKLKNEKPKVIFDLCTGSGCLAIALAKKYPEAKVVGIDLSKDAIDVCIKNAELNSVSNVTWINADVTNIDLFKMLSLEYKKADIIVSNPPYVTEEEWQKLDVGVKDFEPKIALVCDDNGLKIGKNILQNIIQFELLNKNSIFSMELAEKQPQKICNSVSKVIQINHPMWNLPLNEWFALCDYEGKDRFLVRIEQHSEIE, from the coding sequence ATGCAAGTCATTGGACAAGAAAAAAAAGAAATATTGTGGTCAGTTAGAGAGATTTTAAATTGGACCACAAAAAGATTTTCTGAAAGTGGTATTGAAACGCCACTTTTAGATACTCAACTTCTTTTAAGTCGTGTTCTTAACCTTTCAAAAATTCAATTATATATTGAAATTGATAAACCTCTAACAGAAAAAGAACGTAATTTATTTAGAGAGCTTGTAAAAAAACGCTTAAAAGGTGAGCCTGTATCTTACTTGTTAAATGAAAAATATTGGCATGATATTAAATTATATGTAGATAATCGTGTGTTAATACCAAGGCCAGAAACAGAAACCATGTTAGATTTTGTTTTGCAAAAATATAAATTAAAAAATGAAAAGCCAAAAGTTATTTTTGATTTATGCACAGGATCGGGCTGTCTTGCTATAGCTTTAGCAAAAAAATATCCTGAAGCAAAAGTAGTTGGTATTGATTTATCTAAAGATGCAATTGATGTTTGTATTAAAAATGCAGAATTAAATTCTGTTTCAAATGTTACTTGGATAAATGCCGATGTAACAAATATTGATTTATTTAAAATGCTTTCATTAGAATATAAAAAAGCAGATATTATTGTTTCTAACCCACCCTATGTTACAGAAGAAGAATGGCAGAAGCTTGATGTTGGTGTAAAAGATTTTGAACCTAAAATTGCATTAGTTTGTGATGATAATGGGCTAAAAATAGGTAAAAATATTTTACAAAATATTATTCAATTTGAATTATTAAATAAAAATAGTATTTTTTCTATGGAATTGGCTGAAAAACAGCCTCAAAAAATTTGTAATAGTGTGAGTAAAGTTATTCAAATAAATCATCCTATGTGGAACTTGCCATTAAATGAATGGTTTGCTCTCTGTGATTATGAAGGAAAAGATCGATTTTTGGTTCGAATTGAGCAGCATTCGGAAATTGAGTAA
- the truB gene encoding tRNA pseudouridine(55) synthase TruB, whose product MNVTKNIENKGTNKKNLCGLVLIDKAAEINSHKIVSAMRKILNIDKVGHLGTLDPFATGLLPVLIGGATRLSDEIMDGKKQYLFTISLGTETDTLDYSGRVINEEAVPEQFNEKIQENLYQFIGNIEQVPPVYSALKMNGRPLYEYMRATGKLPDSIETKKRIIQIEKINIVSFDLKAKSITLRVLCGKGTYVRSLARDISKSIGTVGHCTQLRREYVEPWSVENAIVFSLDSKISSDQIIEKMISPEEMLPNIPKVVLNEEYHKQLSSGNVIFVSADVLEGKLDLNSLRNGSSYNKIFVSIQNFEFMFYSDIEYIQVNNVFKIMPKKKIN is encoded by the coding sequence ATGAATGTAACTAAAAATATAGAGAATAAGGGCACAAATAAAAAAAATTTGTGCGGCCTTGTTTTGATTGATAAAGCAGCTGAAATTAATAGCCACAAGATTGTTTCTGCAATGAGAAAAATATTAAATATTGATAAGGTCGGTCATTTAGGAACACTTGATCCCTTTGCCACTGGATTACTTCCAGTTTTAATTGGTGGTGCCACTCGATTATCTGACGAAATAATGGATGGAAAAAAACAATATTTATTTACAATATCATTAGGAACCGAGACAGATACTTTAGATTATTCAGGCAGAGTAATAAATGAAGAAGCGGTACCAGAACAATTTAATGAAAAAATACAAGAAAATCTTTACCAATTTATAGGTAATATTGAACAAGTTCCTCCTGTTTATAGCGCATTGAAAATGAACGGAAGACCTTTATATGAATATATGAGGGCTACTGGTAAACTCCCCGATTCCATCGAAACAAAAAAAAGAATTATTCAAATTGAAAAAATTAATATTGTATCTTTCGATTTAAAAGCTAAATCAATAACACTTAGAGTACTTTGTGGCAAAGGAACTTATGTTCGATCTCTTGCTAGAGATATTTCAAAGTCAATTGGAACTGTGGGGCATTGTACTCAACTACGTAGAGAATATGTTGAGCCTTGGTCAGTAGAAAATGCAATCGTGTTTTCATTAGATAGTAAAATTTCTTCAGATCAAATTATTGAAAAAATGATTTCACCAGAAGAAATGTTACCAAATATTCCTAAAGTAGTTTTAAATGAAGAGTATCATAAACAATTATCTTCTGGAAATGTAATATTTGTTTCAGCTGATGTATTAGAAGGCAAATTAGATTTAAATTCTTTACGTAATGGAAGTTCATATAATAAAATATTTGTATCTATTCAAAATTTTGAATTTATGTTTTATTCTGATATTGAATATATTCAAGTAAACAATGTATTTAAAATTATGCCTAAGAAAAAAATTAATTAG
- a CDS encoding lipoate--protein ligase family protein, producing the protein MWMDNWVLNLPKKYWPKYKSQDLNENSFLFRFFETKRNVVVLSSSNKPDIEANVLECEKNNVPILRRKGGGGTVVLGEGCLILTFAFYAKDVFGNNKYFQMINQLWINALKEAGCPELSQNGISDISFLDKKIAGTSIFRKKHLLVYQGSLLVNPNIEFISQLLAHPSREPDYRQGRDHNSFLTTTQKLGCPLTASELADHCQAYFQQHVAQFFQNEILNK; encoded by the coding sequence ATGTGGATGGATAATTGGGTATTAAATTTACCAAAAAAATATTGGCCAAAATACAAATCTCAAGATTTGAATGAAAATTCTTTTTTATTTCGATTTTTTGAAACAAAACGAAATGTTGTTGTTTTATCAAGCTCCAATAAACCAGATATTGAAGCCAATGTTCTTGAATGTGAAAAAAATAACGTTCCTATTTTGAGAAGAAAAGGTGGTGGGGGAACTGTTGTTTTAGGTGAAGGATGTCTCATTTTAACTTTTGCATTTTATGCAAAAGATGTTTTTGGAAACAATAAATACTTTCAAATGATCAACCAACTTTGGATTAATGCCTTAAAAGAAGCTGGTTGTCCCGAACTTTCGCAAAATGGAATAAGTGATATAAGTTTTTTAGATAAAAAAATTGCTGGTACAAGTATTTTTAGAAAAAAACATTTACTCGTCTATCAAGGAAGCTTACTCGTAAATCCTAATATTGAATTTATTTCGCAACTATTAGCTCACCCATCCCGTGAACCCGATTACAGACAAGGCAGAGATCACAATAGTTTTTTAACAACAACACAAAAACTAGGTTGCCCATTAACGGCTAGTGAACTCGCTGATCATTGTCAGGCGTATTTTCAACAACATGTTGCTCAATTTTTTCAAAATGAAATTCTTAACAAATAA
- a CDS encoding SgcJ/EcaC family oxidoreductase, protein MIQKLFSIIPKIIFILSPLVVIHTVANALSKSDENSINNVIISYMKGWNENNADKFSESFSSDAEFVNIFGQRFIGKKAVRDRHEVVLNTFLKNTKLEATQIDLKEIKSSNVVIGHINWKIIEPHNKQDAEKVDSQIKYGIFTQVFVKENGKWLIVASQNTLKKD, encoded by the coding sequence ATGATTCAGAAATTATTTTCTATCATCCCAAAAATAATATTTATTCTTTCACCATTAGTTGTTATTCATACAGTAGCAAATGCTTTGAGTAAATCAGATGAAAATTCCATTAATAATGTAATTATTAGTTATATGAAAGGCTGGAATGAGAATAATGCAGATAAATTTTCTGAATCTTTTTCATCTGACGCTGAGTTTGTTAATATCTTTGGCCAAAGATTTATAGGTAAAAAAGCTGTTAGGGACAGACATGAAGTTGTTTTAAACACTTTTTTAAAAAATACTAAACTAGAAGCAACTCAAATAGACTTAAAAGAAATAAAAAGCTCAAATGTAGTAATTGGACATATTAATTGGAAAATTATTGAGCCACATAATAAACAAGACGCTGAAAAAGTAGATTCACAAATTAAATATGGAATTTTTACACAAGTTTTTGTTAAAGAAAATGGCAAATGGCTTATAGTAGCTTCACAAAACACTCTTAAAAAAGACTAA
- a CDS encoding AMP-binding protein produces the protein MLFIKTMIELLLIKFADFLSIFSIKLKYKLINILKIYKLRKIAKHAYHNSLFYKKIFNENGINEKNIAKITFESLPVIKKSDIINNYKDIICSKDINSNKIFESLIRSQTHELIDNKYNCVYTSGTSGVKLPVLYENRELKKIIFNNFINNAKPYKSLFSIKTRVVLLAVLETRTIASLVFRYAPVSVYNKKEISIKNPINEIINELNQFKPEMIIAYPGIFISLTKYKKEGLLKINPKKIYLSGEVLTDENLKLIKENFNSDIYNLYNCSECMNMAVRKNFGKFKLFNNLNHVEILDENNKPVPKGQIGKVVITNFVNLSQPLIRYELGDLALSSANENEAFSFEGIIGRKYRPIVFKNNNGEPIEIFTLTFYEIIAKSIEVVKAQILIGNNYFKISLVCDDIYLLNCELNVIKYLKQINSDDSITFEIEKLDDILPESNGKIPLIKFLDNYEEIPNILYNVLVTENANIVLN, from the coding sequence ATGCTTTTTATTAAAACAATGATTGAGTTATTATTAATAAAATTTGCTGATTTTTTATCTATTTTTAGTATAAAGTTAAAATATAAATTAATTAATATTTTAAAAATATATAAATTAAGAAAAATTGCAAAACATGCTTATCATAATTCTTTATTTTATAAGAAAATATTTAATGAAAATGGTATTAACGAAAAAAACATAGCAAAAATTACTTTTGAATCTCTTCCTGTGATAAAAAAGTCGGATATTATAAACAATTATAAAGATATTATCTGCTCCAAGGATATAAATAGCAATAAAATATTTGAATCTTTGATTAGGTCTCAAACTCATGAACTCATAGATAATAAATATAATTGTGTATATACTTCTGGCACATCGGGTGTTAAATTGCCTGTATTGTACGAAAATAGAGAATTAAAAAAAATTATATTCAATAATTTTATTAATAATGCTAAACCATATAAATCTTTATTTTCAATAAAAACTAGAGTTGTCTTGTTGGCTGTATTAGAAACAAGAACAATAGCTTCGTTGGTGTTTAGATATGCCCCTGTTTCTGTATATAATAAAAAAGAAATATCAATTAAAAATCCTATCAATGAAATTATAAATGAACTGAATCAATTTAAACCAGAAATGATAATTGCATATCCTGGCATTTTTATATCTCTTACTAAATATAAAAAAGAAGGATTATTAAAAATAAATCCTAAAAAAATATATCTTTCTGGTGAGGTTTTAACAGACGAAAATTTAAAATTAATTAAAGAAAATTTCAATTCAGATATTTATAATCTTTATAATTGCAGTGAATGTATGAATATGGCAGTAAGAAAAAATTTTGGTAAATTTAAATTATTTAATAACTTAAATCATGTAGAGATATTAGACGAAAATAATAAACCAGTTCCAAAAGGACAAATTGGAAAGGTTGTAATTACAAATTTTGTAAATTTGTCGCAACCGTTAATTAGATACGAATTAGGAGACTTAGCGTTATCTAGTGCTAATGAAAATGAGGCGTTTTCCTTTGAAGGGATTATAGGAAGAAAATATAGACCCATCGTTTTTAAAAATAATAATGGAGAGCCTATTGAAATATTTACATTAACATTTTATGAAATTATAGCAAAATCAATAGAAGTTGTTAAAGCTCAAATTCTTATAGGCAATAATTATTTTAAAATAAGTCTTGTTTGTGATGATATTTATTTATTAAATTGTGAATTAAATGTAATTAAATATTTAAAACAAATTAATTCGGATGATTCTATAACTTTTGAAATAGAAAAGTTAGATGATATTTTACCAGAAAGTAACGGAAAAATTCCTTTAATTAAATTTTTAGATAATTATGAAGAAATACCTAATATTCTGTATAATGTTTTAGTAACAGAAAATGCAAATATTGTTTTAAATTAA
- a CDS encoding HAD family hydrolase, producing MNNLKQTILNKKAILWDFDGCLCDSERIHFLAYEKAFMQYNHILNEHEYYETFTHTGGGVSKEIEKYNIKCDPDLIRKEKAKYYWQLISDYQAKIYPEIPEILSILNKKGIINAIASNSPANEINLILSQHKSENLPIDMIVGLEQGMRKKPFPDLYNKAISQLGIEPSEALVIEDSERGLIAAHEAGCESVWVKTSLNIRFETKTSYISRLTHAEILSALK from the coding sequence ATGAATAATCTTAAACAAACAATACTTAACAAAAAAGCTATACTTTGGGATTTTGATGGATGCCTATGTGACTCGGAACGAATTCATTTTTTAGCATATGAAAAGGCATTTATGCAATATAATCATATATTAAATGAGCACGAGTATTATGAAACCTTTACCCATACAGGTGGAGGAGTGTCAAAAGAAATTGAAAAGTATAATATCAAATGCGATCCCGATTTAATCCGCAAAGAAAAAGCAAAATATTATTGGCAACTCATTTCAGACTACCAAGCAAAAATATATCCTGAAATACCTGAAATTTTGTCTATTTTAAATAAAAAAGGGATTATTAATGCAATAGCTAGCAATAGTCCTGCAAATGAAATTAATCTTATTCTTTCACAACATAAAAGCGAAAATCTTCCCATAGATATGATTGTTGGCCTTGAACAAGGAATGCGCAAAAAACCTTTTCCCGATTTATATAATAAAGCAATTTCACAATTAGGAATTGAACCTTCCGAAGCTTTAGTGATTGAAGATTCTGAACGCGGACTTATTGCTGCACATGAAGCAGGCTGTGAATCCGTTTGGGTAAAAACATCTTTAAATATTCGCTTTGAAACAAAAACATCATATATATCAAGACTTACTCATGCTGAAATTTTAAGTGCATTAAAGTAA
- the rpmE gene encoding 50S ribosomal protein L31, translating into MRESIHPKFGPCEVHCACGNTFETRSTKNVLKIETCNVCHPFWTGKHKVLDTAGRIERFNRKYAAKTVQTSK; encoded by the coding sequence ATGAGAGAAAGCATTCATCCTAAATTTGGCCCATGCGAAGTTCACTGCGCTTGTGGGAATACATTTGAAACACGTAGCACAAAAAATGTATTAAAAATCGAAACTTGCAACGTATGCCATCCATTTTGGACAGGTAAACACAAGGTTCTAGATACTGCAGGACGTATTGAGCGCTTCAACCGTAAATATGCGGCTAAGACAGTTCAAACAAGCAAGTAA
- the rbfA gene encoding 30S ribosome-binding factor RbfA, with protein sequence MATKRMLQLAEQIREHIALMLVRGEISDPRVRGITLNSVKMSPDLQIAKVYFSVLGEKQKRQEAEKGLKQASGYIRRELGKALLVRYTPAVIFHYDDSIEYSVKMGALISKVSDELREDEKSRNNSNDNDFPSDEKNSNHK encoded by the coding sequence ATGGCTACTAAACGTATGTTACAACTTGCGGAGCAAATTCGTGAGCACATTGCTTTAATGCTTGTTCGTGGAGAAATATCCGATCCTAGAGTGCGTGGCATTACTTTAAATTCAGTAAAAATGTCTCCCGATCTTCAGATTGCAAAAGTCTATTTTTCTGTTCTTGGCGAAAAACAAAAACGCCAAGAAGCAGAAAAAGGATTAAAACAAGCATCTGGATATATCAGACGCGAGCTTGGAAAAGCTTTACTTGTTCGTTATACACCTGCAGTGATTTTTCATTATGATGATAGCATTGAGTATTCTGTTAAAATGGGAGCTCTCATTTCTAAAGTAAGTGATGAATTACGAGAAGACGAAAAAAGTCGAAATAATTCTAATGACAATGATTTTCCATCAGATGAAAAAAACTCTAATCATAAATAA